The proteins below come from a single Arthrobacter sp. B1I2 genomic window:
- a CDS encoding glycoside hydrolase family 16 protein — protein sequence MFLHSENGVAMGAAPSPKVDGAAQRPYNSLVYGRYSVRFKADVLPGFKLAWLLWPDSKQWPQDGEIDFPEGDLSKVIYAAVHGVENGVHDNEVLRPNVPFGDWHTATTEWRADGIEFFLDGKSLGVSRRFTPTKPMHYILQTESCSPTCPLPETQGHVLVDWVAIWAPS from the coding sequence ATGTTTCTGCACTCCGAAAACGGCGTAGCAATGGGTGCAGCTCCGTCACCCAAAGTTGATGGAGCCGCTCAACGGCCCTACAACAGCCTGGTGTATGGGCGCTACTCGGTGCGCTTCAAGGCCGACGTGTTGCCCGGATTCAAGCTGGCATGGTTGCTGTGGCCTGACAGCAAGCAGTGGCCCCAGGACGGGGAGATCGATTTTCCAGAGGGGGACCTGTCAAAGGTCATTTACGCCGCCGTGCATGGCGTCGAAAACGGCGTCCACGATAATGAGGTCCTTCGTCCCAATGTGCCCTTCGGCGACTGGCACACAGCCACCACTGAGTGGCGTGCCGACGGCATCGAGTTCTTCCTTGATGGCAAATCGTTGGGCGTTTCCCGGCGGTTCACACCAACCAAGCCGATGCACTACATCCTGCAGACCGAGTCCTGCTCGCCCACATGCCCGTTGCCCGAAACACAGGGACATGTCCTGGTTGACTGGGTAGCCATCTGGGCGCCGTCCTAG
- a CDS encoding RNA polymerase sigma factor — MPQAASSEVAAAVADAHRREWAFVLAATVRVAGDIDAAEEAVQDAYASALATWGERGIPDKPGAWLTVAARHRALDMHRHAATEQRALPKLHGPEEYLPDGPGLDDEGIADDRLRLIFTCCHPALAFEAQVALTLRLLCGLSTADVARAFLVPEATMAARITRAKKKIAAAHIPYRVPPASELHDRIDGVLSVVYLVYTTGHTAPSGAQLMRTDLAERGLELARTLRALLPADPDVAGLLALILLTDARRDARLNEFHEQVLLEDQDRSRWDRRAIAEGVALLREALVSRPPGRFALMAAIAAVHDESGIWSDTDWREILGLYDLLMERWPSPVVQLNRAIALGFALGYAEGLAELDALGAEPQLARYPYLAAARGDFLARLGREEEARVAFQEALILADNEAERRSLRARMGALAGGSGQAGERGQRESPS, encoded by the coding sequence ATGCCGCAGGCTGCCAGCTCGGAGGTCGCTGCCGCGGTTGCCGACGCGCACCGGCGGGAGTGGGCTTTCGTACTGGCGGCCACCGTGCGTGTTGCAGGCGACATTGACGCCGCAGAAGAGGCGGTCCAGGACGCCTACGCCAGCGCATTGGCCACATGGGGTGAGCGGGGCATTCCGGACAAACCCGGCGCCTGGCTCACCGTGGCCGCACGGCACCGCGCCCTGGACATGCACCGCCACGCCGCGACGGAACAGCGGGCGCTCCCCAAGCTTCACGGCCCGGAGGAGTATCTGCCCGACGGCCCGGGCCTGGACGATGAAGGGATCGCTGACGACCGCCTCCGGCTGATCTTTACCTGTTGCCATCCTGCCCTGGCATTCGAAGCCCAGGTTGCCCTGACGCTGCGGCTCCTGTGCGGACTGTCCACGGCCGATGTGGCGCGCGCGTTCCTCGTCCCGGAGGCCACCATGGCGGCACGCATTACCCGCGCGAAAAAGAAGATTGCCGCCGCGCACATCCCCTACCGGGTGCCGCCGGCGTCCGAGCTGCACGATCGTATCGACGGCGTCCTGTCGGTCGTGTACCTCGTCTACACCACCGGACACACCGCTCCGTCGGGAGCTCAGCTGATGCGCACGGACCTTGCCGAACGCGGCCTGGAATTGGCGCGTACGCTGCGGGCCCTGCTCCCTGCCGACCCAGACGTCGCCGGGCTCCTGGCCCTCATCCTTCTCACCGACGCCCGCAGGGATGCCCGGCTCAATGAGTTCCATGAACAAGTCCTGCTGGAGGACCAGGACCGCTCCAGGTGGGACCGGCGTGCCATCGCGGAAGGTGTGGCGCTGCTGCGGGAGGCCTTGGTTTCCCGGCCGCCCGGCCGGTTCGCCCTCATGGCCGCAATTGCCGCCGTACACGATGAAAGCGGAATCTGGTCCGACACAGACTGGCGGGAGATCCTGGGCCTGTATGACCTGCTCATGGAGCGGTGGCCTTCACCCGTGGTCCAGCTCAACAGGGCCATCGCCCTCGGCTTCGCCCTGGGGTATGCGGAGGGCCTGGCAGAGCTGGATGCGCTGGGGGCGGAGCCGCAGCTGGCACGGTACCCGTACCTTGCCGCGGCGCGGGGCGATTTCCTGGCCCGGCTTGGCCGGGAGGAGGAGGCCCGGGTGGCGTTCCAGGAAGCGCTGATCCTCGCCGACAACGAAGCGGAACGGCGTTCCCTCCGGGCCCGCATGGGTGCACTGGCTGGCGGGTCAGGGCAAGCAGGGGAACGGGGGCAAAGGGAAAGCCCCTCCTAG
- a CDS encoding YciI family protein: MSKYLILIFQDEAATKQSEGEAISAPYQEFMQRRGASLLNGAALQSASTATSIRRDGSGGHSVTDGPFAESKEVLGGYFLIEAADLDEALEIAKEVPAGIGVEVRPVRMVS, from the coding sequence ATGTCCAAGTACCTGATCCTGATCTTCCAGGACGAAGCGGCCACGAAACAGTCCGAAGGCGAAGCAATAAGCGCCCCCTATCAGGAGTTCATGCAACGCCGCGGTGCGTCCCTGCTCAACGGGGCCGCACTCCAGTCAGCCTCGACTGCCACGTCCATCCGGCGCGATGGGTCGGGCGGACATTCGGTGACAGATGGTCCGTTCGCCGAGTCGAAGGAGGTCCTGGGCGGTTACTTCCTGATCGAGGCGGCCGACCTGGACGAGGCCCTGGAGATCGCAAAGGAAGTCCCCGCTGGCATTGGCGTGGAGGTCCGCCCGGTGCGGATGGTCAGCTGA
- a CDS encoding FAD-dependent monooxygenase has translation MHDVVIVGSGPTGLMLAGELRLAGVDAVVLERRESQELAGSRGGGIHSRTLELLDQRGIVDRFLAEGKTMDTATFGNTPLGLGGLPTRHPYTLALFQNHIERLLLQWVEELGVEVRRGAEVTGVEADDDGAEVQLAAGGLVRARFVVGADGGRSMVRRSAGIRMAGPDATRSSLIAEVKVAGEPEQQGKVDARGIHGLYPMGDGMVRVVVTEAVLGPATEPTMADLRQALTDVFGTDFGVHSPTWLSRFTDATRQAESYRKGRVLLAGDAAHVHSPTGGLGIGLGVQDAVNLGWKLGQVVQGISGEELLDTYHAERHPAGERALKYTMAQSLFQKADPRQEALRDLLGEVLLVDGAGVPIAALVTGLDVAYHPGPGHPLLGRRMPDLDIGTAQGPARVFELLHQARPLLLEFGGQELGAGLSTGSVWHVPATYDGGWQLPVLGAVPAPSAVLVRPDGYVAWVGDGSADGLAGALAQWFGHG, from the coding sequence ATGCACGACGTGGTGATTGTGGGGAGCGGGCCCACGGGATTGATGCTGGCGGGCGAGCTGCGGCTGGCGGGGGTGGACGCGGTTGTCCTTGAACGGCGGGAATCCCAGGAGCTGGCGGGCTCGCGCGGGGGCGGGATCCATTCCCGCACCCTTGAACTGCTGGACCAGCGCGGCATCGTGGACAGGTTCCTCGCGGAGGGCAAAACGATGGACACCGCCACGTTCGGCAACACCCCGCTGGGCCTCGGCGGCCTGCCCACGCGCCATCCGTACACGCTGGCGCTGTTCCAGAACCACATCGAGCGGCTGTTGCTGCAATGGGTGGAAGAGCTGGGGGTGGAAGTCCGGCGGGGCGCAGAGGTCACCGGGGTAGAGGCGGACGACGACGGCGCTGAGGTCCAGCTTGCCGCCGGCGGTCTGGTGCGGGCCAGGTTCGTTGTGGGCGCCGACGGCGGGCGCAGCATGGTGCGGCGTTCGGCAGGCATCAGGATGGCGGGCCCGGATGCGACCCGGAGCAGCCTGATTGCCGAGGTGAAGGTGGCGGGGGAGCCTGAACAGCAGGGGAAGGTGGACGCCCGCGGCATCCACGGGCTGTACCCGATGGGGGACGGTATGGTCCGGGTGGTGGTGACCGAGGCCGTGCTTGGTCCGGCAACGGAGCCCACTATGGCGGATCTGCGGCAGGCGCTGACTGACGTGTTCGGCACCGACTTTGGCGTGCACAGCCCCACCTGGCTGTCACGGTTCACCGATGCCACGCGGCAGGCGGAGTCCTACCGGAAAGGGCGGGTGCTGCTGGCCGGCGACGCGGCGCACGTGCACTCTCCTACGGGCGGACTGGGGATCGGCCTGGGCGTGCAGGACGCCGTGAACCTCGGCTGGAAGCTGGGGCAGGTGGTACAGGGCATCTCCGGCGAAGAGCTGCTGGACACCTACCACGCGGAACGCCACCCGGCGGGGGAGCGGGCGCTGAAGTACACCATGGCCCAGTCGCTCTTCCAGAAAGCCGACCCCCGGCAGGAGGCCCTGCGCGATTTGCTCGGCGAGGTGCTTCTCGTGGATGGGGCGGGTGTTCCCATCGCCGCGCTGGTCACCGGGCTCGACGTGGCCTACCACCCGGGTCCCGGCCACCCGCTCCTGGGGCGCCGGATGCCGGACCTGGACATCGGCACCGCCCAAGGTCCTGCCCGGGTGTTCGAGCTGCTGCACCAGGCCCGGCCCCTGTTGCTGGAATTCGGCGGGCAGGAGCTGGGAGCAGGCCTTTCCACCGGCAGCGTTTGGCACGTTCCGGCCACGTACGACGGCGGGTGGCAGCTTCCCGTGCTGGGTGCGGTGCCAGCGCCCTCGGCAGTCCTGGTCCGCCCCGACGGGTACGTGGCCTGGGTGGGGGACGGGTCAGCGGACGGGCTTGCCGGGGCGCTCGCCCAGTGGTTCGGCCACGGTTAG
- a CDS encoding ANTAR domain-containing protein, with protein MADQEMADDFEQLVDLIAGTEDIKSVLDGLTGFAAATMTRATGVPIECAVTLHRRKRTATIGGSSGRAVVLDRIEQTLGDGPCVEALEGGVPVLLGDVSSDRRWPEYRSALAAADVAGALGIPMKLDDDAGAVLDFFAPVSGLFTEQAVSEGIRCAEVAGKALRLAVRIVSADQRAEHLKAAMDTRTVIDLACGIIMAQNKCSKEAAFDLLRHASNTRNQKLNDLAQTLVDRFSGPGSGAAYFDD; from the coding sequence ATGGCGGACCAAGAGATGGCTGACGATTTTGAACAGCTTGTGGACCTGATCGCGGGTACGGAGGACATCAAATCCGTGCTGGACGGCCTCACCGGGTTTGCGGCAGCCACCATGACCAGGGCCACCGGAGTCCCCATCGAATGCGCTGTAACGCTGCACCGCCGCAAGCGTACAGCCACGATTGGCGGCAGCAGCGGCAGGGCCGTAGTGCTTGACCGGATTGAACAAACGCTGGGAGACGGGCCCTGCGTGGAAGCACTGGAGGGCGGCGTTCCCGTCCTCCTCGGGGATGTTTCGTCCGACCGGCGATGGCCGGAGTACCGCAGCGCCCTTGCGGCGGCAGACGTCGCCGGCGCGCTGGGCATCCCCATGAAGCTGGATGACGACGCCGGCGCAGTCCTGGATTTTTTTGCTCCGGTCAGCGGACTATTCACTGAGCAGGCGGTGTCCGAGGGCATCAGGTGCGCCGAGGTGGCCGGGAAGGCGCTGCGGCTTGCCGTCCGGATAGTGTCAGCGGACCAGCGCGCCGAGCACCTGAAGGCGGCCATGGACACCCGCACGGTCATTGACCTTGCCTGCGGGATCATCATGGCACAGAACAAGTGCAGCAAGGAGGCGGCTTTCGACCTTCTCCGCCACGCTTCGAATACCCGGAACCAGAAACTCAATGATCTCGCCCAAACCCTGGTGGACAGGTTTTCAGGACCTGGATCCGGAGCGGCTTACTTCGACGACTGA
- a CDS encoding acyltransferase family protein has protein sequence MPAQERPAASETGLIAGRKHALDGLRTIAVAGVFFFHTATDSMPGGSIGVDVFFTLSGFVITLLIMKERIATGRLHLGIFYAKRLARLWPALLALCAVIVAVGFLFPASGWGGQAGFVLPAAAYVMNLAHFGMFGDSIAGETLGPTWTLAVEEQFYLVWPLLLLVMLRFWKVRSAAIATVALAAAFVLNRFLLVNAGEPLDRIYNGPDTRADELLVGCALALLFTAVRHGSRLHLALASAARWGAPLSGLALVAALFLLKEPDTPGAWFNTFWTAGPTALALLAAVLIGSLVLQPAGFLSRILSHPWLARPGRDLSYGMYLWHLPVYLLLMPLIPALPLRIALTAALTVLLACASFRLVERPLRRWANKRLEPAVVAPTPVPFTVRDATPVRPVSGQSAPEREPAGQLIT, from the coding sequence TTGCCAGCACAGGAACGTCCGGCGGCGTCCGAAACAGGGCTCATTGCCGGGCGCAAGCATGCCCTGGACGGGCTCCGGACCATCGCGGTGGCGGGCGTGTTCTTCTTCCACACCGCCACCGACTCCATGCCGGGCGGGTCCATCGGGGTGGACGTGTTCTTCACGCTGAGCGGCTTCGTGATCACGCTGCTGATCATGAAGGAGCGGATTGCCACCGGCCGCCTCCACCTGGGCATCTTCTACGCCAAGCGCCTGGCCCGGCTCTGGCCGGCGCTCCTGGCACTCTGTGCGGTGATCGTCGCCGTCGGTTTCCTGTTCCCGGCCTCAGGCTGGGGCGGGCAGGCGGGGTTCGTCCTTCCCGCCGCCGCCTACGTGATGAACCTGGCGCACTTTGGCATGTTCGGCGACTCCATTGCCGGTGAGACCCTGGGCCCCACCTGGACCCTCGCCGTCGAAGAACAGTTTTACCTGGTGTGGCCGCTGCTCCTGCTGGTGATGCTCCGGTTCTGGAAGGTCCGCAGCGCAGCTATCGCCACCGTGGCCCTGGCTGCCGCTTTTGTGCTGAACCGGTTCCTGCTGGTCAACGCGGGCGAACCGCTGGACCGCATCTACAACGGCCCGGACACCCGGGCGGACGAGCTGCTGGTCGGCTGCGCGCTGGCACTGCTGTTCACCGCCGTGCGGCACGGTTCGCGGCTGCACCTTGCGCTCGCATCCGCCGCCCGCTGGGGTGCCCCGCTGTCCGGCCTCGCCCTGGTGGCCGCACTGTTCCTGCTGAAGGAGCCGGACACCCCCGGGGCCTGGTTCAACACATTCTGGACGGCCGGCCCCACGGCACTCGCGCTGCTGGCTGCCGTGCTCATCGGCTCCCTGGTCCTCCAGCCGGCCGGCTTCCTGTCACGCATCCTCAGCCACCCCTGGCTGGCCCGCCCCGGCCGCGACCTGTCCTACGGCATGTACCTCTGGCACCTTCCGGTCTACCTGCTGCTGATGCCCCTGATCCCGGCGCTGCCGCTCCGCATCGCCCTGACCGCCGCCCTCACCGTGCTGCTGGCCTGCGCGTCCTTCCGCTTGGTTGAGCGTCCGCTCCGCCGCTGGGCGAACAAGAGGCTGGAACCCGCCGTCGTGGCTCCGACCCCTGTGCCCTTCACGGTGCGGGATGCCACCCCCGTGCGCCCTGTTTCCGGGCAGTCCGCGCCTGAACGTGAGCCTGCGGGCCAGCTGATCACCTGA
- a CDS encoding cation diffusion facilitator family transporter yields the protein MTAAVTAPSMERRRVLSRRIRLLAATTITYNILEAIAALWAGGTADSSALIGFGLDSVIEVTSALALSWQFSAKDPERREHLALRVIAVSFFALAAFVAVEAIRSLAGAGEARHSVPGIVIAALSLAIMPVLSWAQRRAGRELGSRTAVADSKQTLLCTYLSAVLLAGLVLNSTMGWWWADAGAALVIAGIAIREGINAWRGDGCCAVPNPAAGRAENTECCPDCSTTKPQSVGMPGLRKD from the coding sequence ATGACCGCCGCAGTCACTGCGCCCAGCATGGAACGCCGGCGGGTCTTGAGCCGGCGGATCAGGCTGCTCGCGGCAACCACCATCACCTACAACATCCTCGAGGCCATCGCGGCGCTGTGGGCGGGCGGCACGGCTGATTCCTCCGCACTGATCGGCTTCGGCCTTGACTCCGTGATCGAGGTAACCTCCGCACTGGCGCTGTCCTGGCAGTTCTCCGCCAAGGACCCTGAGCGGCGGGAGCATCTGGCCCTGCGGGTCATAGCCGTCTCGTTCTTCGCCCTGGCCGCGTTCGTGGCCGTGGAGGCCATCCGTTCCCTGGCCGGGGCGGGAGAAGCCCGGCACTCAGTGCCCGGCATCGTCATCGCTGCATTGAGCCTTGCCATCATGCCGGTCCTCTCCTGGGCCCAGCGCCGGGCGGGGCGGGAGCTCGGATCACGGACGGCGGTGGCTGATTCCAAGCAGACGCTGCTGTGCACCTATCTTTCAGCCGTGCTGCTGGCGGGCCTGGTCCTGAACAGCACTATGGGCTGGTGGTGGGCGGACGCCGGCGCGGCTCTGGTGATCGCCGGCATTGCCATCCGTGAGGGCATTAACGCCTGGCGCGGAGACGGCTGCTGCGCTGTTCCCAACCCCGCAGCAGGCCGAGCCGAAAACACCGAATGCTGCCCGGACTGCAGCACCACCAAACCGCAGTCCGTGGGCATGCCCGGCCTCCGCAAGGACTGA
- a CDS encoding ArsR/SmtB family transcription factor, whose protein sequence is MQTLTHAPVLARFGYAVSDPTRARVLLALAEAPSYPSDLADSLGVSRQSMSNHLTCLRGCGLVVAVPDGRRTRYDLADSRIGHAIKDLINVVLAVDPACCAPDGECLA, encoded by the coding sequence ATGCAGACCCTCACCCACGCTCCGGTACTGGCCCGCTTCGGCTATGCGGTATCGGACCCCACCCGCGCCCGTGTACTCCTGGCACTTGCGGAGGCTCCGTCCTATCCCTCGGACCTGGCGGACAGCTTGGGGGTGTCCCGGCAAAGCATGTCCAATCACCTGACCTGCCTGCGCGGCTGCGGGCTGGTGGTCGCGGTCCCGGACGGGCGGCGGACCCGCTATGACCTGGCGGATAGCCGGATTGGCCATGCCATCAAGGACCTGATCAACGTCGTGCTCGCGGTGGATCCCGCCTGCTGCGCCCCCGACGGGGAGTGCCTGGCATGA
- a CDS encoding LCP family protein — protein sequence MFGSRKSPGPEQEGFNPAAYPGQGELYSASSRRRRLPRWLKAVTAVVSVLLLGALAFGGYWAWRLQANISISELTAGGQRTEGAVNDSTDRLQILVLGSDTRGGNNSQYGSASDSSGYGQSDVMMLLDISADNKHVNVVSFPRDLLVDVPSCTDSKTGEKYPAQQDAMINSAMKQAGLGCAVDTVNKLTGLEVDHFMMADFNAVKELSNAVGGVDVCVSDAVRDPDSGLNLPAGTSQVQGEQALAFLRTRHAFANGGDLGRIQAQQGFLASLSRKLKSEGTLGNPQKTLTIADTITRNLTVDSDLSSIPSLLTIANRLKNIDPANINFITTPTVPAPEDPNRLALDEPAASNLFAVLRNSADLSQPAPASPTETPAVPAAPAYDRSLQPVSVANGTGVTGRSNDIAGLLSDAGFTNLTKLQAQAQDRTMVYYSAGFEDVAADVAALFGLPAGSVQQVANIQGVQLYAGTDFAAGTKPAAPPASADSSGGVVAQTGSDQTCQSTNTTAY from the coding sequence GTGTTCGGTTCCAGAAAATCCCCCGGCCCGGAACAGGAAGGCTTCAACCCCGCTGCCTACCCTGGCCAAGGCGAGCTGTACTCCGCAAGTTCGCGCCGCCGTCGGCTTCCGCGCTGGCTCAAGGCCGTTACCGCCGTGGTGTCCGTGCTGCTGCTGGGCGCCCTGGCGTTCGGCGGCTACTGGGCGTGGCGCCTGCAGGCCAACATCAGCATCTCTGAGCTGACAGCAGGCGGGCAACGCACCGAAGGCGCCGTGAATGACAGCACAGACCGGCTGCAGATCCTGGTCCTGGGTTCGGACACCAGGGGTGGAAACAACAGCCAGTACGGAAGCGCTAGTGATTCCTCGGGTTACGGCCAGTCCGATGTGATGATGCTGCTGGACATTTCGGCGGACAACAAACACGTGAACGTGGTCAGCTTCCCCCGCGACCTGCTGGTAGACGTGCCTTCGTGCACGGACTCCAAGACCGGCGAGAAGTATCCCGCGCAGCAGGATGCCATGATAAACAGCGCCATGAAACAGGCGGGTCTCGGCTGCGCGGTGGACACCGTGAACAAGCTGACCGGCCTGGAAGTGGATCACTTTATGATGGCCGACTTCAACGCGGTGAAGGAGCTGTCCAACGCCGTGGGCGGTGTGGATGTGTGTGTCAGCGACGCCGTGCGCGATCCGGACAGCGGCCTGAACCTGCCTGCCGGCACCTCCCAGGTGCAGGGCGAACAGGCGCTGGCGTTCCTGCGCACCCGGCACGCCTTCGCCAACGGCGGGGACCTGGGCCGCATCCAGGCCCAGCAGGGCTTCCTGGCTTCCCTCAGCCGGAAGCTCAAGTCCGAGGGCACCCTGGGCAACCCGCAGAAGACCCTGACCATCGCCGATACCATCACCAGGAACCTGACCGTTGACTCGGACCTTTCCTCCATCCCATCGCTGCTGACCATCGCCAACCGGCTGAAGAACATCGATCCCGCGAACATCAACTTCATCACCACGCCCACGGTGCCGGCGCCGGAGGATCCCAACCGGCTCGCCCTGGATGAACCGGCAGCCTCGAACTTGTTTGCGGTGCTCCGCAACAGCGCCGACCTGAGCCAGCCAGCCCCCGCTAGCCCCACGGAGACGCCCGCGGTTCCCGCGGCGCCCGCCTACGACAGGTCGCTGCAGCCGGTTTCGGTGGCCAACGGCACTGGCGTAACGGGCCGGAGCAACGACATCGCCGGACTGCTCTCGGACGCCGGTTTCACCAACCTGACCAAGCTCCAGGCCCAGGCGCAGGACAGGACCATGGTGTACTACTCGGCCGGGTTCGAGGACGTCGCCGCGGACGTGGCCGCGCTGTTCGGACTGCCGGCCGGCAGCGTGCAGCAGGTGGCGAACATCCAGGGCGTGCAACTGTACGCCGGTACGGACTTTGCTGCCGGCACCAAGCCCGCCGCACCGCCGGCCTCCGCCGATTCCTCCGGCGGTGTGGTGGCCCAGACGGGCAGCGACCAGACCTGCCAGTCCACCAACACCACCGCGTACTAG
- the ftsW gene encoding putative lipid II flippase FtsW: MNTGQKQRVTGRPARRGLGKLAVWLEDESPGRLRPLILAVVLTLSAIGLVEVASASSVESVAQGNNPYDLPLKQAMWTVAGVVIMLLLARMSVRRIRWLGWPLLIGSLVALVLVFTPLGMSVNGNRNWLSVGGFTAQPSEFAKLSLIVWAAGILDRKQALLGQWKHAVIPLLPAGGLIMLIVGLGHDLGTTMIIMMILAATMFYGGVRMKVFSVAGMICVLAALVLAATSGNRMGRISSWLGMGSEEDAQGVGYQAQHGAYALASGGWFGVGLGQSRQKWNWIPEAHNDFIFSILGEELGLAGTLLVLALFAILAIAVFKTIARTTDTFSRIVACSVISWILGQAVINIAMVSGLLPVIGVPLPFISYGGSAMVSSLAGIGVILAVTRPEGLVPGPGAPARSDRSNRAAKQVREHAYQR, translated from the coding sequence ATGAATACAGGACAAAAGCAGCGCGTGACGGGCCGTCCTGCCCGCCGCGGGCTGGGGAAACTGGCGGTGTGGCTGGAGGACGAGTCCCCGGGACGCCTCCGGCCGCTGATCCTGGCGGTGGTCCTCACGCTCTCGGCGATCGGACTCGTGGAGGTGGCGTCGGCGTCGTCCGTGGAATCCGTGGCGCAAGGAAACAATCCGTACGATCTTCCCCTGAAGCAGGCCATGTGGACTGTGGCAGGCGTGGTGATCATGCTGCTGCTGGCGCGGATGTCCGTGCGGCGGATACGGTGGCTGGGCTGGCCGCTGCTGATCGGTTCCCTGGTTGCCCTGGTGCTGGTGTTCACGCCGCTGGGCATGTCCGTGAACGGGAACCGGAACTGGCTGAGCGTGGGTGGTTTCACCGCGCAGCCGTCCGAGTTCGCCAAGCTCTCGCTGATTGTCTGGGCCGCCGGCATCCTGGACCGCAAACAGGCCCTGCTGGGGCAGTGGAAGCACGCGGTCATCCCGTTGCTGCCCGCCGGCGGACTCATCATGCTGATCGTTGGGCTGGGACATGACCTGGGCACCACCATGATCATCATGATGATCCTCGCGGCCACCATGTTCTACGGCGGCGTGCGGATGAAGGTATTTTCCGTGGCGGGAATGATCTGCGTGCTGGCAGCCCTGGTGCTCGCGGCCACCAGCGGCAACCGCATGGGCCGGATTTCGTCCTGGCTGGGCATGGGATCGGAGGAGGACGCCCAGGGAGTGGGGTACCAGGCGCAGCATGGCGCCTACGCCCTGGCCTCCGGTGGCTGGTTCGGCGTGGGCCTGGGACAGAGCCGTCAAAAGTGGAACTGGATCCCGGAAGCCCACAATGACTTCATCTTCTCCATACTCGGCGAGGAACTCGGCCTGGCCGGCACGCTCCTGGTACTGGCGCTGTTCGCCATTCTGGCCATCGCCGTGTTCAAGACCATCGCCCGCACCACGGACACTTTTTCACGGATTGTGGCTTGCAGCGTGATCTCCTGGATCCTGGGGCAGGCGGTAATCAACATCGCCATGGTCAGCGGACTGCTGCCGGTGATCGGCGTGCCACTGCCGTTTATTTCCTACGGCGGCTCGGCCATGGTCTCATCGCTGGCCGGCATCGGGGTGATCCTGGCGGTTACGCGCCCCGAAGGTTTGGTTCCTGGTCCCGGCGCCCCCGCCCGGTCGGACCGCTCGAACCGCGCCGCAAAGCAGGTCCGGGAGCATGCATACCAGCGGTAG
- a CDS encoding ANTAR domain-containing protein yields MAVGPADNREPERQGFLLDLVTGADGEGASLQKLSDAAARWISATAGRVLECAAVLHRQRLAPATAGSTPAAASLALSEDQHGDGPTALGSALIAPAVINQTGPRWQAYRRRLLDSGFGAALVVPLELQPGSAGALVFLGPANYGFNARVINEGAWFGEVASHSLKLALEVHGVIRAGDNLKQVLESRTSIDVACGVLMAQNRCSYAEAFSKLAGSSRHRNLKVRSVAENILKSMPSGTPGTRFEPPAIA; encoded by the coding sequence GTGGCGGTTGGCCCGGCAGACAACAGGGAGCCCGAGAGGCAGGGGTTCCTGCTGGATTTGGTCACAGGGGCCGACGGCGAGGGGGCGTCCCTGCAGAAGCTTTCCGATGCTGCCGCCCGCTGGATCAGCGCCACGGCCGGAAGGGTGCTCGAATGTGCCGCCGTGCTGCACAGGCAGCGGTTAGCTCCTGCCACCGCCGGAAGCACCCCGGCCGCGGCCAGCCTGGCACTATCCGAGGACCAGCACGGGGACGGCCCCACAGCACTGGGTTCGGCACTGATTGCTCCAGCAGTGATCAACCAGACCGGCCCTCGATGGCAGGCGTACCGAAGGCGGCTGCTGGACAGTGGCTTCGGCGCAGCATTGGTCGTCCCGCTGGAACTGCAGCCAGGTTCGGCCGGTGCCCTCGTCTTCCTGGGCCCGGCCAATTACGGATTCAACGCCAGGGTGATCAATGAAGGGGCGTGGTTCGGTGAGGTGGCATCGCACAGCCTGAAACTGGCCCTTGAAGTGCATGGCGTCATCCGCGCAGGGGACAACCTGAAGCAGGTGCTGGAGAGCAGGACCAGCATCGACGTTGCCTGCGGGGTGCTCATGGCGCAGAACCGCTGTTCCTACGCGGAGGCGTTCAGCAAGCTCGCCGGCAGCTCACGGCACCGCAACCTCAAGGTCCGCAGCGTTGCGGAGAACATCCTGAAGTCGATGCCCAGCGGCACGCCTGGAACGCGGTTCGAGCCGCCGGCAATCGCGTAG
- a CDS encoding arsenate reductase ArsC, with amino-acid sequence MTTDPAGKPSVLFVCVHNAGRSQMAAAFLTSLARGAVEVRSAGSQPAQKVNPAAVEAMAEVGIDMSAEVPKVLTTGAVKESDVVITMGCGDECPYFPGKRYEDWVLEDPAGKGVDSVRPIRDEIKARVEQLITELLPAQHADAQ; translated from the coding sequence ATGACCACCGACCCCGCCGGAAAGCCTTCCGTCCTCTTTGTCTGTGTCCACAACGCCGGCCGGTCCCAGATGGCGGCGGCGTTCCTAACCTCCCTGGCCCGGGGAGCGGTCGAGGTGCGCTCCGCCGGGTCGCAGCCTGCGCAGAAGGTGAATCCGGCCGCCGTCGAGGCCATGGCAGAGGTGGGTATCGACATGTCGGCCGAGGTCCCCAAGGTGCTCACCACCGGGGCAGTGAAAGAATCGGACGTGGTGATCACCATGGGCTGCGGTGACGAGTGCCCGTATTTCCCCGGCAAGCGTTACGAGGACTGGGTGCTGGAGGATCCGGCCGGCAAGGGCGTTGACTCCGTCCGTCCAATCCGTGATGAGATCAAGGCACGCGTTGAACAACTGATCACCGAACTCCTGCCCGCGCAGCACGCGGACGCCCAGTAG